A stretch of Mastacembelus armatus chromosome 1, fMasArm1.2, whole genome shotgun sequence DNA encodes these proteins:
- the atp5md gene encoding ATP synthase F(0) complex subunit k, mitochondrial has product MAGHDAGSQHQFTGIAKYFNSYTITGRRNCVLATYASILAIALFFKLKPKKQPAVTEK; this is encoded by the exons ATGGCAGGACATGATGCCGGATCCCAACACCAGTTCACTGGGATCGCCAAGTACTTTAATTCATACACAATCACAGGGAGGAGGAAT tgtgttttggcAACTTATGCCAGCATATTAGCCATTGCCCTCTTCTTCAAATTGAAGCCCAAGAAACAGCCTGCTGTCACAGAAAAGTAA
- the pdcd11 gene encoding protein RRP5 homolog isoform X1: MASVDEDFPRGGGTAKKPTESKIVVQRTEVDNLFQSREQTETKKRKGAAKDNEKKLKKQKTGKEKEGGLMLNASAKSVEILHIKNVKEGMLMLGCVKEVTDFEVMVGLPCGLQGFLSIRNISDSYTRLLSEQLGSETEEICSLPHLFHPGMVLRCAVAKLDITKGGALSIQLSINPKLVNKALTSNSLKPGMVLSGCVESLEDHGCIVDIGISGSKAFLPKKASKDNQNNTDELKVGQFVISQVEEVKNDGRVVRLSVNPQTIAQACAEVEQGWNLTNLLPGLLVKSTIKKVTTHGLILEFLSSFCGQVDFLHMEPGQVSDYTEGTEVQACVLYIDLSIRLVGLSLRSYFIKPGTRVDPTPAGGDRIGEVVKDCKMIAMHHMSGAMLELPGKTLAYVHKNHLKESTEPANENRLLAIPEHTCRILDFSPMDQIHLVSLRRSVIEKPFFRYHDLQAGQVVEGTVSVLLNHGMVVHLSDHIKGLVPRTHLSDIILKNPEKKYTEGMKVKCRVLSVDAENKKLYLTRKKAMVESSLPLLLSFSDAHPGCVSHGYIVCIKDFGCIVRFYNNVKGLVPLSELSSEPVVSPEEVFYVGQVLKTKVLQCDPKKAKMVLSFRAAIEGEKEQVAKPQFDCEIGKRLEARVLKKSVNGLEVAILPDEIRAVLPTMHLSDHMSNCPLLWESLQEGDNIANLMCFNKNKQNINLTKKPTVRWSLEEGVVAKDFSELTVGMQLIGWIKNIMSYGVFVEFPYGLIGLAPKSAMTDKFLSDANTAFQLGQTVIAKVTNLDEEKHRFLITLKISEVISPESDAQTRLINGLQERRAVTEMLALRGNSDLGQQLAALSVGQKVKLTVDTVKDTGATFKSDDLVGATIQASKHHVMGVNLTSGQKVTAVILHVDILSSCVHVSILPKLVAKKKSLIEGSKYTAMVQYIDKDFAVISLDDTAQLTIIQTSCHLNEMVLSEPEMLKAGMCLAVDVIELSCQELQGLPLVSWTRTTPKRQRTTSENQAGSKGHCFGEILQGKVRTVKPTCIQVTLEDGSTGSVHVSEVVEVAEVCQGSFPTSSVKVGSVVTARVIGGREASSHRFLPFSHPKFTYTIPELTLIPSKLDSSVDFKAVTAKEKLNSYKVGEEITCFVSKFNSEKKSFEVTTDPCVTGTVELLAAITDPKDVSHPERLYKLGQAVRAKVVEVSSKPHRFVLSLTGVHKLDKGTITLGMVTNVQPQLGLLVKLPFGGMGSVAVTDLADAYRPNPLDGYSKDQLLRCFLLESQQGKWQLSLRPSRLNPEQAKPVKDPDVLSVDKLKTGQIIRGYVKSVGEQGVFIRLSRSIIGRAQLQQSTKYFVNNHKLLFEHLSPNTLLTTKIISIDKEEELVNLSLLPHDTGKPDVLPESLGLPLRLVGDEKKKHDTKKKKRTLSESEQKQAESQVSKKKKKKIKKGKTDDSDSGVEVYFREEEEDNEDGEPSASKVTPNSAAPSRLQVAAGFSWDMGLSSLKPASAARDGDSSDGEDQDGSSKQPQKKSRHELEQEKKAAEKALVQREAELMDPNLRPQDAAAFERLLLASPNSSLLWLQYIAHHLQATQIEQARAVAERALKTISFREEQEKLNVWVALLNLENMYGTVESLKKVFERALQFCEPMPVYQHLADIYAKSNKTKEADALYKTIVKRFRHNKEVWLSYGSFLLQQGQSDAASAVLQRALTSLPAKESVDVIAKFAQLEFRYGDAEKGRVMFDKVLTSYPKRTDLWSVFIDLMIKHGSQKEVRTLFDRVIHLTVSVKKVKFFFKRYLEYEKKHGTPQSIQEVKEKAMEFVEAKGTEAAN, from the exons ATGGCATCAGTGGATGAGGACTTccccagaggaggaggaacagcaAAGAAACCCACTGAGAGTAAAATAGTGGTGCAGCGGACAGAGGTGGACAACCTGTTTCAG TCACGTGAACAAACAGAAACTAAGAAAAGAAAGGGTGCTGCTAAAGATAATGAGAAGAAACTCAAGAAGCAAAAGAcaggcaaagaaaaagaaggtggTCTGATGCTCAATGCATCAGCGAAGTCTGTGGAAATTCTACATATCAAG AATGTGAAGGAAGGGATGCTGATGCTGGGTTGTGTGAAAGAAGTAACAGACTTTGAGGTGATGGTCGGTCTGCCCTGCGGCCTGCAAGGCTTCCTCAGCATTAGGAATATCAGTGACTCGTACACCAGGTTGCTTAGTGAGCAACTGGGCTCAGAAACAGAG GAGATCTGCTCTCTGCCACACCTCTTCCACCCCGGCATGGTGTTAAGGTGTGCTGTTGCTAAGCTGGACATAACTAAAGGAGGTGCTCTCAGCATCCAGCTGTCAATTAATCCAAAGCTGGTCAACAAGGCTCTGACCTCCAACTCTCTGAAACCTGGCATG GTCTTGAGTGGGTGTGTGGAGAGTCTTGAGGATCATGGCTGCATAGTTGACATTGGCATCAGTGGGTCCAAAGCCTTCCTGCCAAAGAAAGCATCAAAAGACAATCAGAACAACACAGATG AACTGAAAGTGGGTCAGTTTGTGATTTCTCAAGTGGAAGAAGTTAAGAACGATGGCCGTGTGGTCCGGCTTTCTGTCAATCCCCAGACCATCGCCCAGGCCTGTGCTGAAGTCGAGCAGGGCTGGAACCTCACCAACCTTCTGCCTGGTCTTCTGGTGAAATCCACCATCAAAAAG GTGACCACACATGGTCTCATCCTGGAGTTCCTGTCATCTTTTTGTGGCCAGGTGGACTTCCTCCACATGGAGCCAGGACAGGTGTCTGACTACACTGAAGGAACTGAG GTGCAAGcttgtgtactgtatatagactTGTCCATACGTCTGGTGGGCTTGAGTCTGCGCAGCTACTTCATCAAGCCTGGAACCAGAGTTGACCCGACTCCTGCAGGCGGTGATCGCATTGGTGAGGTGGTGAAGGACTGCAAGATGATCGCCATGCACCACATGTCTGGAGCTATGTTGGAACTTCCTGGCAAAACACTGGCCTATGTCCAC aaaaaccacCTGAAAGAGTCAACTGAACCAGCTAATGAGAACAGACTGCTGGCAATCCCTGAGCACACCTGCCGCATCCTGGACTTCAGCCCCATGGATCAAATTCATTTAGTCAGTCTGCGCAG GAGCGTGATTGAGAAGCCTTTTTTCAGATACCATGATCTCCAGGCTGGTCAAGTTGTAGAG GGCACAGTGTCAGTCCTGCTGAATCATGGGATGGTGGTACATCTGTCTGACCACATTAAAGGTCTGGTGCCTCGGACCCACCTGTCTGACATCATCCTCAAGAACCCAGAGAAGAAGTACACGGAGGGCATGAAGGTCAAATGTCGG gtgCTGTCAGTCGATGCAGAGAATAAGAAACTGTACCTAACTAGAAAAAAGGCCATGGTTGAAAGCTCCCTGCCGCTGTTACTCAGCTTCAGTGATGCTCACCCTGGCTGTGTGTCCCACGGATACATCGTCTGCATCAAGGACTTTGGCTGCATTGTTCGTTTCTACAACAACGTCAAGGGTCTGGTGCCGCTCAGTGAGCTCAGCTCAGAGCCCGTCGTCAGTCCTGAGGAGGTTTTCTACGTCGGGCAG GTGTTAAAGACTAAAGTTCTTCAGTGTGACCCCAAAAAGGCAAAGATGGTGCTGTCATTTAGGGCTGCAatagagggagaaaaggagCAAGTTGCCAAGCCCCAGTTTGACTGTGAGATTGGGAAG AGGCTGGAGGCCAGGGTGCTGAAAAAGTCAGTAAATGGTCTGGAGGTGGCGATTCTCCCTGATGAGATACGAGCCGTACTACCCACAATGCACCTCTCTGATCACATGTCCAACTGCCCTCTGTTGTGGGAGAGCCTGCAGGAGGGAGACAACATTGCAAACCTCATGTGCTTcaacaagaacaaacagaatATT AATCTTACCAAGAAACCGACAGTGAGGTGGTCACTAGAGGAAGGAGTTGTAGCCAAGGATTTCTCAGAGCTCACAGTCGGCATGCAGCTAATTGGCTGGATCAAGAACATTATGTCCTATGGCGTCTTTGTAGAATTTCCATACGGCCTGATCGGCCTTGCACCTAAGTCG GCCATGACTGACAAGTTTCTTAGCGATGCAAATACCGCCTTCCAGCTGGGCCAGACGGTCATCGCTAAAGTGACAAACCTGGATGAGGAAAAGCACCGTTTCCTGATCACACTGAAGATTTCAGAGGTTATATCTCCAGAGAGTGATGCCCAGACCAGGCTCATTAATGGTCTTCAGGAGAGAAGAGCTGTCACTGAAATGTTAGCTTTAAGAG GTAACAGTGATCTTGGCCAGCAGCTGGCTGCTCTGTCTGTTGGTCAGAAGGTGAAGCTGACAGTGGATACCGTGAAAGACACAGGTGCAACCTTTAAGTCTGATGATTTGGTCGGTGCTACCATACAAGCCAGCAAGCATCATGTCATGG gtgTTAACCTAACCTCAGGGCAGAAAGTCACTGCGGTCATTCTTCATGTTGACATCCTGTCTAGTTGTGTCCATGTTTCCATCCTTCCCAAGCTGGTGGCAAAGAAGAAATCA tTGATTGAAGGATCAAAGTACACAGCGATGGTGCAGTACATAGACAAAGACTTTGCTGTCATCTCACTGGATGATACGGCACAGCTGACCATTATCCAGACTAGCTGCCACCTAAATGAGATGGTCCTTTCTGAGCCGGAGATGCTGAAGGCAGGGATGTGTTTAGCAGTCGATGTTATAGAACTAAGCTGTCAGGAGCTGCAAGGGCTCCCCCTAGTGTCATGGACACGCACTACACCAAAACGACAGCGGACAACCTCAGAAAACCAGGCAGGCTCTAAAGGTCACTGCTTTGGGGAAATCCTTCAGGGGAAGGTACGGACAGTGAAGCCCACCTGTATTCAGGTTACACTAGAGGATGGAAGCACAGGCAGCGTGCACGTGTCTGAGGTAGTGGAAGTTGCAGAAGTGTGTCAGGGATCCTTCCCCACATCCTCAGTGAAAGTGGGCAGTGTAGTAACCGCCAGGGTCATCGGAGGACGAGAAGCATCGAGTCACAG atTCCTGCCATTTTCTCATCCCAAATTTACATATACCATTCCTGAGCTCACACTCATACCCAG caaaTTGGACAGTAGTGTAGATTTCAAAGCAGTTACAGCTAAAGAAAAGCTAAATAGCTATAAGGTCGGGGAAGAAATTACATGCTTTGTATCAAAG TTTAATTCAGAGAAGAAATCTTTCGAGGTCACCACTGATCCCTGTGTTACTGGGACAGTTGAGCTTCTGGCCGCGATCACCGATCCCAAA GATGTGAGCCACCCAGAGAGGCTGTACAAGCTAGGCCAAGCAGTCCGTGCCAAAGTGGTGGAAGTGAGCTCCAAACCTCATCGCTTTGTGCTGTCCCTTACAG GTGTCCATAAACTGGACAAAGGCACCATTACTTTGGGGATGGTGACCAATGTTCAGCCACAACTTGGTCTCCTGGTCAAACTACCCTTTGGTGGCATGGGCTCCGTTGCTGTCACTGACCTGGCTGATGCCTACAGGCCAAACCCCTTGGACGGCTACAGCAAAGATCAGCTGCTCAG GTGTTTCCTCCTAGAGAGTCAACAAGGCAAGTGGCAGTTGTCTCTCCGTCCATCCAG GCTGAACCCAGAGCAGGCTAAACCAGTGAAGGACCCAGATGTTTTGTCTGTGGACAAACTGAAGACAGGCCAGATAATTAGAGGCTACGTGAAGTCTGTGGGAGAGCAGGGGGTCTTCATCAG GTTGTCTCGGAGTATTATTGGAAGAGCCCAACTTCAGCAGTCCACCAAGTATTTTGTTAACAACCACAAGCTTCTCTTTGAGCACCTGTCTCCCAACACCCTGCTCACCACCAAGATCATCAG TATCGACAAAGAAGAGGAGTTGGTCAACCTCTCTCTGCTCCCCCACGACACCGGGAAGCCAGACGTCCTTCCAGAATCTCTTGGTCTGCCACTGCGTCTGGTTGGagatgaaaagaagaaacatgaTACTAAGAAGAAGAAACGCACTCTCTCTGAGAGTGAACAG AAACAAGCAGAGTCCCAGGTctcgaagaagaagaagaaaaaaataaagaaaggaaagacggatgacagtgacagtggagTGGAAGTGTACTtcagggaagaggaggaggataaTGAAGATGGAGAACCCAGTGCTTCTAAA GTGACACCCAATTCAGCGGCTCCTTCCAGACTGCAAGTTGCAGCTGGGTTCTCCTGGGACATGGGTCTGAGTTCCCTGAAACCTGCTTCTGCAGCTCGGGATGGGGACTCCAGCGACGGAGAGGACCAAGATGGAAGCAGCAAG CAGCCCCAGAAGAAGTCTCGCCATGAACTGGAGCAGGAGAAAAAGGCAGCAGAGAAGGCCCTGGTGCAGAGAGAAGCTGAACTCATGGATCCAAACCTGCGTCCCCAAGATGCAGCTGCCTTTGAGAGACTACTCCTGGCCTCACCCAACAGCTCTCTGCTTTGGCTCCAGTACATAGCTCATCACCTGCAGGCCACACAGATCGAGCAGGCCCGTGCTGTGGCTGAAAGGGCTCTCAAAACCATTTCCTTCAG ggaggagcaggagaagcTGAATGTATGGGTGGCCCTGCTGAACCTGGAGAACATGTACGGCACAGTGGAGAGCCTaaagaaagtgtttgagagGGCACTGCAGTTCTGTGAGCCTATGCCTGTATACCAGCACCTGGCTGACATCTATGCCAAGTCCAACAAGACCAAG GAGGCGGACGCCCTGTACAAAACGATAGTGAAGCGTTTCCGTCATAATAAGGAGGTGTGGCTGAGCTATGGGTCCTTCCTGCTCCAGCAGGGTCAGAGCGATGCTGCTAGTGCTGTCCTGCAGAGGGCGCTGACGAGCCTGCCTGCCAAAGAGA GTGTTGATGTGATCGCCAAGTTCGCCCAGCTAGAGTTCCGTTACGGAGACGCAGAGAAAGGTCGCGTCATGTTTGATAAAGTCTTGACGAGTTACCCAAAACGTACAGACCTCTGGTCTGTTTTCATCGACCTCATGATCAAACATGGATCACAGAAGGAAGTCAG GACGCTTTTTGATCGTGTGATCCACCTGACCGTTTCAGTGAAAAAGGTCAAGTTCTTCTTCAAGCGCTACTTGGAGTATGAAAAAAAGCATGGCACACCacagagcatccaggaagtcAAAGAGAAGGCCATGGAGTTTGTTGAAGCTAAAGGCACAGAGGCTGCCAACTAA
- the pdcd11 gene encoding protein RRP5 homolog isoform X2 encodes MASVDEDFPRGGGTAKKPTESKIVVQRTEVDNLFQSREQTETKKRKGAAKDNEKKLKKQKTGKEKEGGLMLNASAKSVEILHIKNVKEGMLMLGCVKEVTDFEVMVGLPCGLQGFLSIRNISDSYTRLLSEQLGSETEEICSLPHLFHPGMVLRCAVAKLDITKGGALSIQLSINPKLVNKALTSNSLKPGMVLSGCVESLEDHGCIVDIGISGSKAFLPKKASKDNQNNTDELKVGQFVISQVEEVKNDGRVVRLSVNPQTIAQACAEVEQGWNLTNLLPGLLVKSTIKKVTTHGLILEFLSSFCGQVDFLHMEPGQVSDYTEGTEVQACVLYIDLSIRLVGLSLRSYFIKPGTRVDPTPAGGDRIGEVVKDCKMIAMHHMSGAMLELPGKTLAYVHKNHLKESTEPANENRLLAIPEHTCRILDFSPMDQIHLVSLRRSVIEKPFFRYHDLQAGQVVEGTVSVLLNHGMVVHLSDHIKGLVPRTHLSDIILKNPEKKYTEGMKVKCRVLSVDAENKKLYLTRKKAMVESSLPLLLSFSDAHPGCVSHGYIVCIKDFGCIVRFYNNVKGLVPLSELSSEPVVSPEEVFYVGQVLKTKVLQCDPKKAKMVLSFRAAIEGEKEQVAKPQFDCEIGKRLEARVLKKSVNGLEVAILPDEIRAVLPTMHLSDHMSNCPLLWESLQEGDNIANLMCFNKNKQNINLTKKPTVRWSLEEGVVAKDFSELTVGMQLIGWIKNIMSYGVFVEFPYGLIGLAPKSAMTDKFLSDANTAFQLGQTVIAKVTNLDEEKHRFLITLKISEVISPESDAQTRLINGLQERRAVTEMLALRGNSDLGQQLAALSVGQKVKLTVDTVKDTGATFKSDDLVGATIQASKHHVMGVNLTSGQKVTAVILHVDILSSCVHVSILPKLVAKKKSLIEGSKYTAMVQYIDKDFAVISLDDTAQLTIIQTSCHLNEMVLSEPEMLKAGMCLAVDVIELSCQELQGLPLVSWTRTTPKRQRTTSENQAGSKGHCFGEILQGKVRTVKPTCIQVTLEDGSTGSVHVSEVVEVAEVCQGSFPTSSVKVGSVVTARVIGGREASSHRFLPFSHPKFTYTIPELTLIPSKLDSSVDFKAVTAKEKLNSYKVGEEITCFVSKFNSEKKSFEVTTDPCVTGTVELLAAITDPKDVSHPERLYKLGQAVRAKVVEVSSKPHRFVLSLTGVHKLDKGTITLGMVTNVQPQLGLLVKLPFGGMGSVAVTDLADAYRPNPLDGYSKDQLLRCFLLESQQGKWQLSLRPSRLNPEQAKPVKDPDVLSVDKLKTGQIIRGYVKSVGEQGVFIRLSRSIIGRAQLQQSTKYFVNNHKLLFEHLSPNTLLTTKIISIDKEEELVNLSLLPHDTGKPDVLPESLGLPLRLVGDEKKKHDTKKKKRTLSESEQKQAESQVSKKKKKKIKKGKTDDSDSGVEVYFREEEEDNEDGEPSASKVTPNSAAPSRLQVAAGFSWDMGLSSLKPASAARDGDSSDGEDQDGSSKPQKKSRHELEQEKKAAEKALVQREAELMDPNLRPQDAAAFERLLLASPNSSLLWLQYIAHHLQATQIEQARAVAERALKTISFREEQEKLNVWVALLNLENMYGTVESLKKVFERALQFCEPMPVYQHLADIYAKSNKTKEADALYKTIVKRFRHNKEVWLSYGSFLLQQGQSDAASAVLQRALTSLPAKESVDVIAKFAQLEFRYGDAEKGRVMFDKVLTSYPKRTDLWSVFIDLMIKHGSQKEVRTLFDRVIHLTVSVKKVKFFFKRYLEYEKKHGTPQSIQEVKEKAMEFVEAKGTEAAN; translated from the exons ATGGCATCAGTGGATGAGGACTTccccagaggaggaggaacagcaAAGAAACCCACTGAGAGTAAAATAGTGGTGCAGCGGACAGAGGTGGACAACCTGTTTCAG TCACGTGAACAAACAGAAACTAAGAAAAGAAAGGGTGCTGCTAAAGATAATGAGAAGAAACTCAAGAAGCAAAAGAcaggcaaagaaaaagaaggtggTCTGATGCTCAATGCATCAGCGAAGTCTGTGGAAATTCTACATATCAAG AATGTGAAGGAAGGGATGCTGATGCTGGGTTGTGTGAAAGAAGTAACAGACTTTGAGGTGATGGTCGGTCTGCCCTGCGGCCTGCAAGGCTTCCTCAGCATTAGGAATATCAGTGACTCGTACACCAGGTTGCTTAGTGAGCAACTGGGCTCAGAAACAGAG GAGATCTGCTCTCTGCCACACCTCTTCCACCCCGGCATGGTGTTAAGGTGTGCTGTTGCTAAGCTGGACATAACTAAAGGAGGTGCTCTCAGCATCCAGCTGTCAATTAATCCAAAGCTGGTCAACAAGGCTCTGACCTCCAACTCTCTGAAACCTGGCATG GTCTTGAGTGGGTGTGTGGAGAGTCTTGAGGATCATGGCTGCATAGTTGACATTGGCATCAGTGGGTCCAAAGCCTTCCTGCCAAAGAAAGCATCAAAAGACAATCAGAACAACACAGATG AACTGAAAGTGGGTCAGTTTGTGATTTCTCAAGTGGAAGAAGTTAAGAACGATGGCCGTGTGGTCCGGCTTTCTGTCAATCCCCAGACCATCGCCCAGGCCTGTGCTGAAGTCGAGCAGGGCTGGAACCTCACCAACCTTCTGCCTGGTCTTCTGGTGAAATCCACCATCAAAAAG GTGACCACACATGGTCTCATCCTGGAGTTCCTGTCATCTTTTTGTGGCCAGGTGGACTTCCTCCACATGGAGCCAGGACAGGTGTCTGACTACACTGAAGGAACTGAG GTGCAAGcttgtgtactgtatatagactTGTCCATACGTCTGGTGGGCTTGAGTCTGCGCAGCTACTTCATCAAGCCTGGAACCAGAGTTGACCCGACTCCTGCAGGCGGTGATCGCATTGGTGAGGTGGTGAAGGACTGCAAGATGATCGCCATGCACCACATGTCTGGAGCTATGTTGGAACTTCCTGGCAAAACACTGGCCTATGTCCAC aaaaaccacCTGAAAGAGTCAACTGAACCAGCTAATGAGAACAGACTGCTGGCAATCCCTGAGCACACCTGCCGCATCCTGGACTTCAGCCCCATGGATCAAATTCATTTAGTCAGTCTGCGCAG GAGCGTGATTGAGAAGCCTTTTTTCAGATACCATGATCTCCAGGCTGGTCAAGTTGTAGAG GGCACAGTGTCAGTCCTGCTGAATCATGGGATGGTGGTACATCTGTCTGACCACATTAAAGGTCTGGTGCCTCGGACCCACCTGTCTGACATCATCCTCAAGAACCCAGAGAAGAAGTACACGGAGGGCATGAAGGTCAAATGTCGG gtgCTGTCAGTCGATGCAGAGAATAAGAAACTGTACCTAACTAGAAAAAAGGCCATGGTTGAAAGCTCCCTGCCGCTGTTACTCAGCTTCAGTGATGCTCACCCTGGCTGTGTGTCCCACGGATACATCGTCTGCATCAAGGACTTTGGCTGCATTGTTCGTTTCTACAACAACGTCAAGGGTCTGGTGCCGCTCAGTGAGCTCAGCTCAGAGCCCGTCGTCAGTCCTGAGGAGGTTTTCTACGTCGGGCAG GTGTTAAAGACTAAAGTTCTTCAGTGTGACCCCAAAAAGGCAAAGATGGTGCTGTCATTTAGGGCTGCAatagagggagaaaaggagCAAGTTGCCAAGCCCCAGTTTGACTGTGAGATTGGGAAG AGGCTGGAGGCCAGGGTGCTGAAAAAGTCAGTAAATGGTCTGGAGGTGGCGATTCTCCCTGATGAGATACGAGCCGTACTACCCACAATGCACCTCTCTGATCACATGTCCAACTGCCCTCTGTTGTGGGAGAGCCTGCAGGAGGGAGACAACATTGCAAACCTCATGTGCTTcaacaagaacaaacagaatATT AATCTTACCAAGAAACCGACAGTGAGGTGGTCACTAGAGGAAGGAGTTGTAGCCAAGGATTTCTCAGAGCTCACAGTCGGCATGCAGCTAATTGGCTGGATCAAGAACATTATGTCCTATGGCGTCTTTGTAGAATTTCCATACGGCCTGATCGGCCTTGCACCTAAGTCG GCCATGACTGACAAGTTTCTTAGCGATGCAAATACCGCCTTCCAGCTGGGCCAGACGGTCATCGCTAAAGTGACAAACCTGGATGAGGAAAAGCACCGTTTCCTGATCACACTGAAGATTTCAGAGGTTATATCTCCAGAGAGTGATGCCCAGACCAGGCTCATTAATGGTCTTCAGGAGAGAAGAGCTGTCACTGAAATGTTAGCTTTAAGAG GTAACAGTGATCTTGGCCAGCAGCTGGCTGCTCTGTCTGTTGGTCAGAAGGTGAAGCTGACAGTGGATACCGTGAAAGACACAGGTGCAACCTTTAAGTCTGATGATTTGGTCGGTGCTACCATACAAGCCAGCAAGCATCATGTCATGG gtgTTAACCTAACCTCAGGGCAGAAAGTCACTGCGGTCATTCTTCATGTTGACATCCTGTCTAGTTGTGTCCATGTTTCCATCCTTCCCAAGCTGGTGGCAAAGAAGAAATCA tTGATTGAAGGATCAAAGTACACAGCGATGGTGCAGTACATAGACAAAGACTTTGCTGTCATCTCACTGGATGATACGGCACAGCTGACCATTATCCAGACTAGCTGCCACCTAAATGAGATGGTCCTTTCTGAGCCGGAGATGCTGAAGGCAGGGATGTGTTTAGCAGTCGATGTTATAGAACTAAGCTGTCAGGAGCTGCAAGGGCTCCCCCTAGTGTCATGGACACGCACTACACCAAAACGACAGCGGACAACCTCAGAAAACCAGGCAGGCTCTAAAGGTCACTGCTTTGGGGAAATCCTTCAGGGGAAGGTACGGACAGTGAAGCCCACCTGTATTCAGGTTACACTAGAGGATGGAAGCACAGGCAGCGTGCACGTGTCTGAGGTAGTGGAAGTTGCAGAAGTGTGTCAGGGATCCTTCCCCACATCCTCAGTGAAAGTGGGCAGTGTAGTAACCGCCAGGGTCATCGGAGGACGAGAAGCATCGAGTCACAG atTCCTGCCATTTTCTCATCCCAAATTTACATATACCATTCCTGAGCTCACACTCATACCCAG caaaTTGGACAGTAGTGTAGATTTCAAAGCAGTTACAGCTAAAGAAAAGCTAAATAGCTATAAGGTCGGGGAAGAAATTACATGCTTTGTATCAAAG TTTAATTCAGAGAAGAAATCTTTCGAGGTCACCACTGATCCCTGTGTTACTGGGACAGTTGAGCTTCTGGCCGCGATCACCGATCCCAAA GATGTGAGCCACCCAGAGAGGCTGTACAAGCTAGGCCAAGCAGTCCGTGCCAAAGTGGTGGAAGTGAGCTCCAAACCTCATCGCTTTGTGCTGTCCCTTACAG GTGTCCATAAACTGGACAAAGGCACCATTACTTTGGGGATGGTGACCAATGTTCAGCCACAACTTGGTCTCCTGGTCAAACTACCCTTTGGTGGCATGGGCTCCGTTGCTGTCACTGACCTGGCTGATGCCTACAGGCCAAACCCCTTGGACGGCTACAGCAAAGATCAGCTGCTCAG GTGTTTCCTCCTAGAGAGTCAACAAGGCAAGTGGCAGTTGTCTCTCCGTCCATCCAG GCTGAACCCAGAGCAGGCTAAACCAGTGAAGGACCCAGATGTTTTGTCTGTGGACAAACTGAAGACAGGCCAGATAATTAGAGGCTACGTGAAGTCTGTGGGAGAGCAGGGGGTCTTCATCAG GTTGTCTCGGAGTATTATTGGAAGAGCCCAACTTCAGCAGTCCACCAAGTATTTTGTTAACAACCACAAGCTTCTCTTTGAGCACCTGTCTCCCAACACCCTGCTCACCACCAAGATCATCAG TATCGACAAAGAAGAGGAGTTGGTCAACCTCTCTCTGCTCCCCCACGACACCGGGAAGCCAGACGTCCTTCCAGAATCTCTTGGTCTGCCACTGCGTCTGGTTGGagatgaaaagaagaaacatgaTACTAAGAAGAAGAAACGCACTCTCTCTGAGAGTGAACAG AAACAAGCAGAGTCCCAGGTctcgaagaagaagaagaaaaaaataaagaaaggaaagacggatgacagtgacagtggagTGGAAGTGTACTtcagggaagaggaggaggataaTGAAGATGGAGAACCCAGTGCTTCTAAA GTGACACCCAATTCAGCGGCTCCTTCCAGACTGCAAGTTGCAGCTGGGTTCTCCTGGGACATGGGTCTGAGTTCCCTGAAACCTGCTTCTGCAGCTCGGGATGGGGACTCCAGCGACGGAGAGGACCAAGATGGAAGCAGCAAG CCCCAGAAGAAGTCTCGCCATGAACTGGAGCAGGAGAAAAAGGCAGCAGAGAAGGCCCTGGTGCAGAGAGAAGCTGAACTCATGGATCCAAACCTGCGTCCCCAAGATGCAGCTGCCTTTGAGAGACTACTCCTGGCCTCACCCAACAGCTCTCTGCTTTGGCTCCAGTACATAGCTCATCACCTGCAGGCCACACAGATCGAGCAGGCCCGTGCTGTGGCTGAAAGGGCTCTCAAAACCATTTCCTTCAG ggaggagcaggagaagcTGAATGTATGGGTGGCCCTGCTGAACCTGGAGAACATGTACGGCACAGTGGAGAGCCTaaagaaagtgtttgagagGGCACTGCAGTTCTGTGAGCCTATGCCTGTATACCAGCACCTGGCTGACATCTATGCCAAGTCCAACAAGACCAAG GAGGCGGACGCCCTGTACAAAACGATAGTGAAGCGTTTCCGTCATAATAAGGAGGTGTGGCTGAGCTATGGGTCCTTCCTGCTCCAGCAGGGTCAGAGCGATGCTGCTAGTGCTGTCCTGCAGAGGGCGCTGACGAGCCTGCCTGCCAAAGAGA GTGTTGATGTGATCGCCAAGTTCGCCCAGCTAGAGTTCCGTTACGGAGACGCAGAGAAAGGTCGCGTCATGTTTGATAAAGTCTTGACGAGTTACCCAAAACGTACAGACCTCTGGTCTGTTTTCATCGACCTCATGATCAAACATGGATCACAGAAGGAAGTCAG GACGCTTTTTGATCGTGTGATCCACCTGACCGTTTCAGTGAAAAAGGTCAAGTTCTTCTTCAAGCGCTACTTGGAGTATGAAAAAAAGCATGGCACACCacagagcatccaggaagtcAAAGAGAAGGCCATGGAGTTTGTTGAAGCTAAAGGCACAGAGGCTGCCAACTAA